Proteins encoded by one window of Castor canadensis chromosome 2, mCasCan1.hap1v2, whole genome shotgun sequence:
- the LOC109678170 gene encoding olfactory receptor 8B8-like, which yields MVLTNGSFVTEFILEGLTQRSDLQMPLFFLFLVIYVATVLGNSGLTILIVLNSHLHTPMYFFLMNLSFIDLCYSSVVTPKMLMNFMLKKNTISYMGCMMQLYFFCFFIISECYVLTSMAYDRYVAICNPLLYNTAMSPKVCSYLILGSYLVAFSDAMIHTGCILRLTFCDRNTINHFFCDPVPLLQLSCTSTYVNEVEIFLVGGKDITVPCIIIFISYGVILSSIIKIRSTEGRSKAFGICTSHIIAVSLFFGSCAFMYLKPYSAGTMDEGKISSVFYTIVVPMLNPLIYSLRNKDVKVALKKTLTRKMF from the coding sequence ATGGTTCTTACAAATGGCTCATTTGTGACTGAATTCATTCTGGAAGGCTTAACACAACGGTCTGACCTCCAAATGCCCCTGTTCTTCCTATTTCTAGTAATATATGTAGCCACTGTATTGGGAAATTCGGGTTTGACAATCCTAATTGTGCTAAATTCCCATcttcacacccccatgtactttttcctcatgAACTTGTCCTTCATAGACCTCTGTTATTCTTCTGTGGTTACACCAAAAATGCTAATGAACTTTATGTTAAAGAAGAATACTATCTCTTACATGGGCTGTATGATGCAgctctactttttttgtttttttatcatttctgaaTGCTATGTGCTGACATCAATGGCTTATGATCGCTATGTGGCCATTTGCAATCCACTTTTGTATAACACTGCCATGTCTCCTAAAGTGTGTTCCTATCTCATTCTTGGTTCCTATTTGGTGGCATTTTCTGATGCCATGATCCACACTGGGTGCATCCTGAGACTGACTTTCTGTGATAGAAATACTATCAACCACTTTTTCTGTGACCCTGTACCTTTGCTCCAGCTCTCCTGCACCAGCACCTATGTCAATGAGGTAGAGATTTTCTTAGTCGGGGGAAAAGACATCACGGTCCCCTGTATCATCATCTTCATCTCATATGGTGTTATCCTTTCCAGCATCATCAAAATCAGGTCAACTGAGGGCAGGTCCAAAGCTTTTGGCATCTGCACTTCTCACATAATTGctgtttctctgttctttgggTCTTGTGCATTTATGTATCTTAAACCCTATTCAGCTGGAACTATGGATGAGGGAAAAATCTCATCTGTATTTTATACCATTGTGGTTCCCATGTTGAACCCCTTAATTTACAGCTTAAGGAATAAAGATGTAAAAGTTGCTCTGAAGAAAACCTTGACCAGGAAAATGTTTTGA
- the LOC109678169 gene encoding olfactory receptor 8B3-like, translating into MVLLNGSFVTEFILLGLTDQFDLQIPLFFLFLVIYVTTALGNLGLIILILLNSHLHTPMYFFLLNLSFIDLCYSSVVTPKMVMNFMLRKNVISYMSCMTQLYFFCFFVISECYVLTSMAYDRYVAICNPLLCNTAMSPKVCSYLVLGSYLMAFCDAMIHTGCILRLTFCNGNIINHFFCDLVPLLQLSCTNTYINEVEIFIVGGKDITVPTIIIFISYGFILSSILKIRYTEGRSKAFSTCSSHIIAVSLFFGSCAFMYLKPSSAGSMDEGKISSVFYTIAVPMLNPFIYSLRNKDVKVALRKTLSRRF; encoded by the coding sequence ATGGTTCTTTTGAATGGCTCTTTTGTAACTGAATTCATTCTGCTAGGCTTAACAGACCAGTTTGACCTTCAAATACCCCTGTTCTTCCTATTTCTTGTAATATATGTTACCACTGCATTGGGAAATTTGGGCTtaataattctaattttattgaattcaCATCTTCACactcccatgtactttttccttttgaatttgtCTTTCATAGACCTCTGTTATTCTTCTGTGGTTACACCAAAAATGGTGATGAACTTTATGTTAAGGAAGAATGTTATCTCTTACATGAGCTGTATGACACAgctctactttttttgtttttttgtcatttctgaaTGCTATGTGCTGACAtcaatggcctatgaccgctatgtggccatttgCAATCCACTTTTGTGTAACACTGCCATGTCTCCTAAAGTGTGTTCCTACCTTGTACTTGGTTCCTACTTGATGGCATTTTGTGATGCCATGATCCACACTGGGTGCATCCTGAGACTGACCTTCTGCAATGGAAACATCAtcaatcactttttctgtgatctTGTCCCTTTACTCCAACTCTCTTGCACCAACACCTATATCAATGAGGTAGAGATTTTCATAGTGGGAGGAAAAGACATAACTGTGCCTACTATCATCATCTTCATCTCATATGGTTTCATCCTTTCTAGCATCCTCAAAATAAGGTATACTGAGGGCAGGTCCAAAGCCTTCAGCACCTGTAGTTCTCACATTATTGCTGTTTCTCTATTCTTTGGATCATGTGCATTTATGTATCTCAAACCCTCTTCAGCTGGGTCTATGGATGAGGGAAAAATCTCATCTGTGTTTTATACCATTGCGGTTCCCATGCTGAACCCATTTATCTACAGTTTGAGGAACAAAGATGTCAAAGTTGCCTTGAGAAAAACCCTGAGCAGAAGGTTTTGA